A genome region from Sphaerisporangium krabiense includes the following:
- the aroB gene encoding 3-dehydroquinate synthase — MTSTRIQVKGERPYDVVIGTGVLAELPGLLSERVRTVAVVRPAGLPEIARPVCEALTAAGHAVVELPVPDGEHAKSVEVAAELWSAFGRYGVTRSDAVVGVGGGATTDLAGFAAATWLRGVEVVQVPTTLLGMVDAAVGGKTGINTAEGKNLVGAFYPPAGVLCDLATLTSVPREDYVAGLAEVIKGGFIADPTILLLVEDDPEGARLPEGRHTRALIERKVQVKADVVGADLRESGVREILNYGHTLAHAIERVENYHMRHGEAVAVGMVYAAELSRLAGHASPALVERTRAILDAVGLPTSYRGDAWPDLRDHMRVDKKNRGETRRFVILDDVARVTRLEDPPEELLEAAFREVAR, encoded by the coding sequence GTGACCAGCACCCGCATCCAGGTCAAGGGGGAGCGCCCCTACGACGTGGTCATCGGCACCGGCGTGCTCGCCGAGCTGCCGGGCCTGCTCAGCGAACGCGTCCGCACGGTCGCCGTGGTGCGCCCGGCGGGCCTGCCCGAGATCGCCCGCCCGGTCTGCGAGGCGCTGACCGCCGCCGGGCACGCCGTGGTCGAGCTTCCCGTCCCCGACGGCGAGCACGCCAAGTCCGTGGAGGTCGCCGCCGAGCTGTGGTCGGCGTTCGGCCGCTACGGCGTCACCCGCTCCGACGCCGTGGTGGGCGTGGGCGGCGGGGCGACCACCGACCTGGCCGGGTTCGCCGCCGCCACCTGGCTGCGCGGCGTCGAGGTCGTCCAGGTGCCCACCACCCTGCTCGGCATGGTGGACGCGGCGGTCGGCGGCAAGACGGGCATCAACACCGCCGAGGGCAAGAACCTCGTCGGCGCCTTCTACCCGCCCGCCGGGGTGCTGTGCGACCTGGCGACGCTGACCTCGGTCCCGCGCGAGGACTACGTGGCGGGGCTCGCCGAGGTCATCAAGGGCGGCTTCATCGCCGACCCGACGATCCTGCTGCTGGTCGAGGACGACCCCGAGGGCGCCCGGCTGCCCGAGGGCCGCCACACGCGGGCGCTCATCGAGCGCAAGGTCCAGGTCAAGGCGGACGTCGTCGGCGCCGACCTCCGCGAGTCCGGCGTCCGCGAGATCCTCAACTACGGCCACACGCTGGCGCACGCGATCGAGCGCGTCGAGAACTACCACATGCGGCACGGCGAGGCCGTGGCCGTCGGCATGGTGTACGCGGCGGAGCTGTCGCGGCTGGCCGGGCACGCGAGCCCCGCCCTGGTCGAGCGCACCCGGGCGATCCTCGACGCCGTGGGCCTGCCCACCTCCTACCGCGGCGACGCCTGGCCGGACCTGCGCGACCACATGCGGGTCGACAAGAAGAACCGGGGCGAGACCCGGCGCTTCGTGATCCTGGACGACGTCGCCCGGGTCACCCGCCTGGAGGATCCCCCCGAGGAGTTGCTGGAGGCGGCCTTCCGCGAGGTCGCCCGGTGA
- the aroQ gene encoding type II 3-dehydroquinate dehydratase yields the protein MRTVFVFNGPNLSRLGTREPDVYGADTFADLEALCRGVGRELGLSVEVRQTDDEAELVSWLHEAADGAIPVVLNPAAFTHYSYALRDAIAQRTAPLVEVHISNPAAREEFRHTSVVAAVATGTIAGFGLRSYELALRAIAEEQA from the coding sequence ATGAGGACCGTGTTCGTGTTCAACGGCCCCAACCTCTCGCGCCTCGGCACCCGCGAGCCGGACGTCTACGGCGCCGACACCTTCGCCGACCTGGAGGCCCTGTGCCGGGGCGTCGGCAGGGAGCTCGGGCTGTCGGTCGAGGTCCGCCAGACCGACGACGAGGCCGAGCTGGTCTCCTGGCTGCACGAGGCGGCCGACGGCGCGATCCCCGTCGTGCTGAACCCCGCCGCGTTCACCCACTACTCCTACGCGCTGCGCGACGCGATCGCCCAGCGCACGGCCCCGCTCGTCGAGGTGCACATCTCCAACCCCGCCGCCCGCGAGGAGTTCCGCCACACCTCGGTCGTCGCCGCCGTGGCCACCGGCACCATCGCCGGGTTCGGCCTGCGCTCCTACGAGCTGGCGCTGCGCGCCATCGCCGAGGAGCAGGCGTGA
- a CDS encoding SGNH/GDSL hydrolase family protein, whose protein sequence is MSGPYTSFVAIGDSFTEGLNDPGADGRFRGWADRVAERLAALTPGFRYANLAVRGRLLDQIVERQVPLAIDLKPDLVSLCAGGNDLLRPGADPDRMAKTLAGAVRELRAAGAEVLLFTGVDPRDTPLMRRARGRTAVFYLHIRSIADVYGCHLVDQWSMQSLRDWRAWSEDRLHMNAEGHRMVAAKVCEVLGVPTEDRWRYTWPPRAHVDRRVRLREDRLWVREHLLPWVGRRLRGTSSGDGVEPKRPGLTAFEAGPPADAPRP, encoded by the coding sequence GTGAGCGGGCCGTACACCTCGTTCGTCGCGATCGGCGACAGCTTCACCGAGGGGCTGAACGACCCGGGGGCCGACGGCCGGTTCCGCGGCTGGGCGGACCGGGTGGCCGAGCGGCTGGCCGCGCTGACGCCGGGGTTCCGGTACGCCAACCTGGCCGTGCGCGGCAGGCTGCTGGACCAGATCGTCGAGCGGCAGGTCCCCCTGGCGATCGACCTCAAGCCGGACCTGGTCAGCCTGTGCGCGGGCGGCAACGACCTGCTGCGGCCGGGCGCCGACCCCGACCGCATGGCCAAGACGCTGGCGGGCGCCGTCCGGGAGCTGCGGGCGGCCGGGGCCGAGGTGCTGCTGTTCACCGGGGTCGACCCGCGCGACACGCCGCTGATGCGCCGCGCCCGTGGCAGGACCGCGGTGTTCTACCTGCACATCCGCTCCATCGCCGACGTGTACGGCTGCCACCTGGTCGACCAGTGGTCGATGCAGTCGCTGCGCGACTGGCGCGCCTGGAGCGAGGACCGGCTGCACATGAACGCCGAGGGCCACCGGATGGTCGCGGCGAAGGTGTGCGAGGTGCTCGGCGTGCCCACCGAGGACCGCTGGCGGTACACCTGGCCGCCCCGCGCGCACGTCGACCGCAGGGTCAGGCTCCGCGAGGACCGGCTGTGGGTGCGCGAGCACCTGCTGCCCTGGGTGGGCCGCCGCCTGCGCGGCACCTCCTCGGGCGACGGGGTCGAGCCCAAGCGGCCCGGCCTGACGGCGTTCGAGGCGGGGCCGCCCGCCGACGCGCCCCGCCCGTAG
- the aroC gene encoding chorismate synthase, which produces MLRWLTAGESHGPELVAILEGLPAGVAVTSADVREALARRRLGYGRGARMKFEQDEVTIVGGVRHGRTLGSPVAIRVGNTEWPKWETVMAADPVDPEVLAAQARNAPLSRPRPGHADLSGMQKYGFDDARPVLDRASARETAARVALGQVARNFLKQALGVDIVSHVIAIGAVEAPGDVIPGPGDLTAVDEHPVRCLDAGAGAAMIEEIDTAKKEGDTLGGVVEVVAYGLPPGIGSYVHWDRRLDARLAAALMGIQAIKGVGVGDGFETARRRGSEAHDEIENTAAGVRRVTNRAGGVEGGMTNGEPLRVRAAMKPISTVPRALSTVDVLTGEPAKAINQRSDVCAVPAAGIVAEAMVALVLADAAVEKFGGDSVEEVARNLSGYLSSMVIK; this is translated from the coding sequence ATGTTGCGCTGGTTGACCGCGGGCGAGTCGCACGGCCCCGAACTCGTCGCGATCCTCGAAGGGCTGCCCGCCGGGGTCGCGGTGACGTCGGCCGATGTCCGGGAGGCCCTGGCCCGGCGCCGCCTGGGCTACGGCCGGGGCGCGCGCATGAAGTTCGAGCAGGACGAGGTGACCATCGTCGGCGGCGTCCGCCACGGCCGCACCCTCGGCAGCCCGGTCGCGATCCGCGTGGGCAACACCGAGTGGCCCAAGTGGGAGACCGTGATGGCCGCCGACCCCGTGGACCCCGAGGTGCTCGCGGCCCAGGCGCGCAACGCCCCGCTCTCGCGTCCCCGCCCCGGCCACGCCGACCTGTCGGGCATGCAGAAGTACGGCTTCGACGACGCCCGTCCCGTGCTGGACCGCGCCAGCGCCCGCGAGACCGCGGCCAGGGTCGCGCTCGGCCAGGTCGCCCGCAACTTCCTCAAGCAGGCCCTCGGCGTCGACATCGTCAGCCACGTGATCGCCATCGGCGCGGTGGAGGCCCCCGGCGACGTGATCCCCGGCCCCGGCGACCTCACGGCGGTCGACGAGCACCCGGTGCGCTGCCTGGACGCCGGCGCGGGCGCGGCGATGATCGAGGAGATCGACACCGCCAAGAAGGAGGGCGACACGCTCGGCGGCGTCGTCGAGGTCGTCGCCTACGGCCTGCCGCCGGGCATCGGCAGCTACGTCCACTGGGACCGCCGCCTCGACGCGCGCCTCGCCGCGGCCCTCATGGGCATCCAGGCCATCAAGGGCGTCGGCGTCGGCGACGGGTTCGAGACCGCGCGCCGCCGCGGGTCCGAGGCCCACGACGAGATCGAGAACACCGCCGCGGGCGTGCGCCGGGTCACCAACCGGGCCGGCGGCGTCGAGGGCGGCATGACCAACGGCGAGCCGCTGCGGGTGCGCGCCGCCATGAAGCCGATCTCCACGGTGCCCCGCGCCCTGTCCACCGTCGACGTCCTGACCGGCGAGCCCGCCAAGGCGATCAACCAGCGGTCGGACGTCTGCGCGGTCCCGGCCGCCGGTATCGTCGCCGAGGCGATGGTCGCGCTGGTGCTCGCCGACGCGGCCGTCGAGAAGTTCGGCGGCGACTCGGTGGAGGAGGTCGCCCGCAACCTGTCCGGCTACCTGTCCTCTATGGTGATCAAGTGA
- a CDS encoding SseB family protein: MPSIPQPLLPEDDGAADPAVAAALAAFAAGTGDVARVAAALGTARLLVPVVAVLTSTEIGENGLAREKESEMALPVLVGADGRKAVPAFTGSEPLRRWRADARPIQALTPQVCRAALGEGADAVVVDVAGPAPFAIEGGVLRALASIGGAPADGDGVQGLLQGLAPHAEVTVARVREPRRGLFRRRR, encoded by the coding sequence GTGCCGAGCATTCCGCAGCCGCTCCTTCCCGAGGACGACGGCGCCGCCGACCCGGCGGTGGCCGCCGCGCTCGCCGCGTTCGCCGCGGGCACGGGCGACGTCGCGCGGGTGGCGGCGGCGCTGGGCACGGCGAGGCTCCTGGTCCCCGTGGTGGCGGTGCTGACCTCCACCGAGATCGGGGAGAACGGGCTCGCCCGCGAGAAGGAGAGCGAGATGGCGCTGCCGGTGCTGGTCGGCGCCGACGGCAGGAAGGCCGTCCCCGCCTTCACCGGGTCGGAGCCGTTGCGGCGGTGGCGCGCCGACGCCCGCCCGATCCAGGCCCTGACGCCGCAGGTCTGCCGGGCCGCTCTCGGCGAGGGCGCCGACGCCGTGGTGGTCGACGTGGCCGGGCCGGCGCCGTTCGCGATCGAGGGCGGCGTGCTGCGCGCCCTGGCCTCGATCGGCGGAGCGCCCGCGGACGGCGACGGCGTCCAGGGGCTGCTCCAGGGACTCGCCCCGCACGCCGAGGTGACGGTCGCCCGGGTCCGCGAGCCCCGCCGCGGCCTGTTCCGCCGCCGCCGCTGA
- a CDS encoding shikimate kinase, translated as MTSPARSPRGATPRAVLIGPPGSGKSTVGTLLAGRLGAAFRDTDADVEATAGKPVSDIFVDDGEERFRALEAEAVRLALAEHDGVLSLGGGAVLDAGTQALLAGHTVVYLRVGLSDAVARVGLAQARPLLVLNPRSQLKKLMDERRPVYERLATMIVDTDGREPEDITDEIVKGLPA; from the coding sequence GTGACCTCTCCTGCGCGAAGCCCCCGCGGCGCGACGCCGCGGGCGGTGCTGATCGGCCCGCCGGGCTCGGGCAAGTCCACGGTGGGCACGCTGCTGGCCGGGCGGCTCGGCGCGGCGTTCCGCGACACCGACGCCGACGTCGAGGCCACCGCCGGAAAGCCCGTCTCCGACATCTTCGTCGACGACGGCGAGGAGCGCTTCCGCGCGCTGGAGGCCGAGGCCGTGCGCCTGGCCCTCGCCGAGCACGACGGCGTGCTGTCGCTCGGCGGCGGCGCGGTGCTGGACGCGGGCACCCAGGCCCTGCTGGCCGGGCATACGGTGGTCTACCTGCGGGTCGGCCTGTCCGACGCCGTGGCCAGGGTGGGGCTGGCGCAGGCGCGCCCGCTGCTGGTGCTGAACCCGCGCAGTCAGTTGAAGAAGCTCATGGACGAGCGCCGCCCCGTCTACGAGCGGCTGGCCACCATGATCGTCGACACCGACGGCCGCGAACCCGAGGACATCACCGACGAGATCGTCAAGGGGCTCCCCGCGTGA